In Agrobacterium sp. RAC06, a single window of DNA contains:
- a CDS encoding L,D-transpeptidase, translated as MTISRRGLLFGLPLFIAGCQSVPNQQALYGDVPDEPFPLKKVPIEKIKPELRRQEVAYETPHAPGTIVVNTPERRLYHVMGNGRAMRYGIGVGRAGLALSGNAYVGRKAEWPSWTPTPNMIRRDPERNLKYAGGVPGGPNNPLGARAMYLYRGGNDTMFRIHGTNQPWSIGQAMSSGCVRMMNHDVIDLYARVDVGSKVVVIQA; from the coding sequence ATGACCATTTCCCGCCGCGGTCTTTTGTTTGGCCTGCCGCTCTTCATCGCCGGCTGCCAGTCCGTTCCCAATCAGCAGGCCCTGTATGGCGACGTGCCGGACGAGCCGTTTCCGCTGAAAAAGGTACCGATCGAGAAGATCAAGCCGGAACTGCGTCGTCAGGAAGTGGCATACGAGACGCCACACGCTCCGGGCACGATCGTGGTGAATACGCCAGAGCGCCGGCTCTACCACGTGATGGGCAATGGTCGGGCCATGCGCTACGGCATCGGCGTCGGCCGCGCGGGCCTTGCTCTTTCCGGCAATGCTTATGTCGGTCGCAAGGCAGAATGGCCGAGCTGGACGCCGACCCCCAACATGATCCGCCGTGACCCCGAGCGGAACCTGAAATATGCCGGCGGTGTGCCCGGCGGCCCGAACAATCCGCTCGGCGCCCGCGCCATGTATCTCTATCGTGGCGGCAACGACACCATGTTCCGCATTCATGGCACCAACCAGCCCTGGTCGATCGGCCAGGCGATGTCCTCGGGCTGCGTCCGCATGATGAACCACGACGTGATCGATCTCTATGCGCGTGTCGATGTCGGCAGCAAGGTCGTGGTGATTCAGGCCTGA
- a CDS encoding winged helix-turn-helix transcriptional regulator produces the protein MARDMNAGLSDLGGCQIEATLQLFDGKWKGVILHHLLKDEVLRFNELVKRLPSITHRMLSKQLRDMEVAGLVARTVYPVVPPRVDYSLTPLGRSLEPVLQAIGRWGQENLVAVEDAALKPSESPTGSAAIMRSAA, from the coding sequence ATGGCTCGCGATATGAACGCCGGCTTGTCCGACCTCGGTGGTTGCCAGATCGAGGCGACCCTGCAGCTGTTCGACGGCAAATGGAAGGGCGTGATCCTCCACCATCTCCTCAAGGACGAAGTGCTGCGCTTCAACGAACTGGTGAAGCGCCTGCCATCGATTACCCATCGCATGTTGTCGAAACAGTTGCGCGACATGGAGGTCGCCGGTCTCGTCGCCCGCACCGTCTATCCGGTCGTGCCGCCGCGTGTGGACTATTCGCTGACTCCGCTCGGCCGCAGCCTCGAGCCGGTGCTTCAGGCGATCGGCCGTTGGGGCCAGGAGAACCTCGTGGCCGTCGAGGATGCGGCACTGAAGCCGAGCGAGAGCCCGACGGGCAGTGCAGCGATCATGCGTTCTGCTGCGTAA
- a CDS encoding ABC transporter ATP-binding protein codes for MDDKTHNETVLDVSDLKVTFATPDGTVEAVKGINFSVKKGETLAIVGESGSGKSQTMMGIMGLLAKNGDVSGTAVYGGRNIVGLPIGELNKVRGAKITMIFQEPMTSLDPLYRIGKQISEPLIHHRGMSKTEARARVLELLKLVGIPDPERRIDSYPHEMSGGQRQRVMIAMALANEPDVLIADEPTTALDVTIQAQILDLLADLQKRFGMAIVLITHDLGVVKHVADRVAVMRKGEIVETGSRDAIFGNAQHDYTKMLLAAEPSGTKPPPADDAPVVLEGRNVTVDFDIGSGGFLRPNRTFRAVDQVSVRLRQGQTIGIVGESGSGKSTLGRALLKLLAADGAFRFETADISNLDRAGMRPFRKQLQLVFQDPYGSLSPRQTVGEIITEGLYVHEPQLSRAERDARAIAALKEVGLDPAARNRYPHEFSGGQRQRIAIARSMILKPKVVILDEPTSALDRSVQRQVIELLRDLQDKHGLSYVFISHDLSVIRAMSDHVIVMKNGKIVEQGATEAIFDHPQEDYTRDLIAAAFSH; via the coding sequence ATGGACGACAAGACACACAACGAAACCGTGCTCGACGTTTCCGACCTCAAGGTGACGTTCGCGACACCCGACGGCACTGTCGAGGCGGTCAAGGGCATCAACTTTTCGGTGAAGAAGGGCGAAACGCTCGCCATCGTCGGCGAAAGCGGCTCGGGCAAGAGCCAGACCATGATGGGCATCATGGGCCTGCTCGCCAAGAACGGCGACGTCAGCGGCACGGCCGTCTATGGCGGACGCAACATCGTCGGCCTGCCGATCGGCGAGTTGAACAAGGTGCGCGGTGCGAAGATCACCATGATCTTCCAGGAGCCGATGACCTCGCTCGATCCACTCTACCGGATCGGCAAGCAGATATCAGAACCGCTCATCCATCACCGCGGCATGAGCAAGACGGAAGCGCGCGCCCGCGTGCTGGAACTCTTGAAGCTCGTCGGCATTCCCGACCCCGAGCGCCGCATCGACAGCTATCCGCACGAAATGTCCGGCGGCCAGCGCCAGCGCGTGATGATCGCCATGGCCTTGGCCAACGAGCCCGACGTGCTGATCGCGGATGAACCGACGACCGCGCTTGATGTCACCATCCAGGCGCAGATCCTCGATCTGCTGGCTGACCTGCAGAAGCGCTTCGGCATGGCGATCGTGCTGATCACCCACGACCTCGGCGTGGTCAAGCACGTGGCCGACCGTGTCGCTGTCATGCGCAAGGGCGAGATCGTCGAAACGGGAAGCCGCGATGCGATCTTCGGCAACGCCCAGCACGACTACACGAAGATGCTGCTGGCGGCAGAACCCTCTGGTACAAAGCCGCCGCCGGCTGACGATGCGCCGGTCGTGCTGGAAGGTCGCAATGTCACCGTCGATTTCGACATCGGCAGCGGTGGTTTCCTGCGTCCGAACCGCACCTTCCGGGCCGTCGACCAGGTCAGCGTCCGGCTCCGTCAGGGCCAGACCATCGGCATCGTCGGGGAATCCGGATCTGGCAAATCGACGCTCGGACGGGCGCTTTTGAAGCTGCTCGCAGCCGATGGCGCCTTCCGCTTCGAGACGGCGGATATCTCGAACCTCGACCGGGCCGGCATGCGCCCCTTCCGCAAGCAGTTGCAGCTGGTATTCCAGGACCCCTATGGCTCGCTCTCGCCGCGCCAGACCGTCGGCGAGATCATCACCGAGGGTCTCTACGTGCACGAGCCGCAGCTCAGCCGCGCCGAGCGTGACGCGCGCGCCATTGCTGCTCTCAAGGAGGTCGGCCTCGATCCGGCGGCCCGCAATCGCTATCCGCACGAATTCTCCGGCGGCCAGCGTCAGCGTATCGCCATTGCCCGCTCGATGATCCTGAAGCCGAAGGTGGTCATCCTCGACGAGCCGACCTCGGCGCTAGACCGGTCGGTCCAGCGGCAGGTGATCGAACTCTTGCGCGACCTGCAGGACAAGCATGGGCTTTCTTACGTCTTCATCAGCCACGACCTGTCGGTGATCCGTGCGATGTCGGACCATGTCATCGTGATGAAGAACGGCAAGATCGTCGAACAGGGTGCGACCGAGGCGATCTTCGATCATCCGCAGGAAGACTATACCCGCGACCTGATCGCGGCTGCCTTCAGCCACTGA
- a CDS encoding ABC transporter permease, translating into MTDITASPQPEITGRSLAQLAMMRFRRNKAAISGCVLLAFVTLFSFAGPLFVPHSYDQVFSSYVNVPPSLTPRPDPETLQDVAENVAQRARVTLDSFTVEDGRFTAVVSSDEEIDPRTIRYFDRNNEFKNSEVVEQAADGRSLTVSGTVDQLTFPFGTDSNGRDLLVRVMLGGQISLAVGLAASLVSLGIGVVYGATSGYLGGRVDNVMMRIVEILYSLPFVFLVVVLVVFFGRSVILIFLVIGAVEWLEMARIVRGQTLSLKRREFVGAAEALGLTDWQIIRRHIIPNTIGPVIVFVTVIVPKVILLESFLSFLGLGVQAPLASWGTLISEGAASMQNAPWLLIFPAIFFVTTLFSLNFVGDGLRDALDPKDR; encoded by the coding sequence ATGACTGATATCACCGCTTCCCCCCAGCCGGAGATCACCGGACGCAGCCTCGCCCAGCTCGCCATGATGCGTTTTCGACGCAACAAGGCAGCCATCTCGGGCTGCGTGCTTCTGGCGTTCGTGACCCTGTTCTCCTTCGCCGGCCCGCTGTTCGTGCCACACAGCTACGATCAGGTCTTCTCCTCCTACGTCAACGTGCCGCCGAGCCTGACCCCTCGGCCCGATCCCGAGACGCTTCAGGACGTGGCCGAAAACGTGGCCCAGCGGGCAAGAGTGACACTCGACAGCTTTACGGTCGAGGATGGCCGCTTCACGGCCGTGGTCAGCTCGGATGAGGAAATCGATCCGCGCACGATCCGCTATTTCGACCGCAACAACGAGTTCAAGAATTCGGAAGTCGTTGAACAGGCAGCGGACGGTCGAAGCCTTACCGTGTCCGGAACCGTGGATCAGCTTACCTTCCCCTTTGGCACGGATTCGAACGGCCGCGACCTCCTCGTCCGCGTCATGCTCGGCGGGCAGATCTCGCTCGCCGTCGGCCTTGCAGCCAGCCTCGTCTCGCTCGGCATCGGCGTCGTCTATGGCGCGACCTCGGGCTATCTCGGTGGCCGCGTCGACAATGTGATGATGCGTATCGTCGAGATCCTCTACTCGCTGCCCTTCGTTTTCCTCGTCGTCGTGCTCGTGGTCTTCTTCGGGCGATCGGTGATCCTGATCTTCCTGGTGATCGGGGCGGTGGAATGGCTTGAAATGGCCCGGATCGTGCGCGGCCAGACGCTGTCGCTGAAGCGCCGCGAATTCGTCGGGGCTGCGGAAGCGCTGGGCCTGACCGACTGGCAGATCATCCGGCGCCACATCATCCCGAACACGATCGGCCCGGTCATCGTCTTCGTCACCGTCATCGTGCCGAAGGTCATCCTTCTCGAGAGCTTCCTGTCCTTCCTCGGCCTCGGTGTTCAGGCGCCGCTTGCCAGCTGGGGCACGCTGATCTCGGAAGGGGCGGCCAGCATGCAGAACGCACCCTGGCTTTTGATCTTCCCGGCGATCTTCTTCGTGACAACACTGTTTTCGCTGAATTTCGTGGGCGACGGCCTGCGGGATGCACTGGATCCGAAGGACCGATGA
- a CDS encoding MFS transporter: MTEFASSPTAELQQSPALTPTTILLIELALAAGGFGIGTGEFVIMGLLPEVAETYGVTVPQAGHVISAYALGVVIGAPIIAALAAKLPRKTLLLLLMGLFAVGNFASALATEFATFTLLRFITGLPHGAYFGVAALVAASMAPPNRRVRAVGRVMLGLTIATLIGTPIATFLGQLMSWRAAFFLVAAIAAITVALIALYLPKDEVAEGASIRRELSAFGRLQVWLSFGVAAVGFGGMFAIFSYIAKTVTDTAGLPASMVAVVLALFGIGMNVGNIVGSRMADYSLKGTIGGMLAFNIVLMAVFSLTAHNPIMLCICVFLTGCGFAACPAVQTRLMDVAADAQTLAAATNHSAFNIANALGAWLGGLVIAAGYGYAATGYVGSVLSAFGLIIFLISIALEKRLSRG, encoded by the coding sequence ATGACCGAATTCGCTTCGTCCCCCACCGCAGAACTACAACAGTCCCCGGCCCTGACGCCAACGACGATCCTGCTGATCGAACTGGCGCTCGCCGCTGGCGGTTTTGGCATCGGGACCGGCGAGTTCGTGATCATGGGGCTGCTGCCGGAGGTCGCAGAGACCTACGGGGTAACGGTGCCGCAGGCAGGCCATGTGATCAGCGCCTATGCGCTGGGTGTCGTCATCGGCGCACCGATCATCGCAGCACTTGCCGCCAAACTTCCGCGCAAGACGTTGCTCTTGCTGCTCATGGGCCTCTTCGCCGTCGGCAATTTCGCCAGTGCGCTCGCCACAGAATTTGCGACATTCACGCTTCTTCGCTTCATCACCGGTCTGCCGCATGGCGCCTATTTCGGTGTGGCCGCCCTGGTTGCCGCCTCCATGGCGCCGCCGAACCGTCGCGTTAGGGCCGTTGGCCGCGTGATGCTGGGGCTGACGATCGCCACGCTGATCGGCACGCCGATCGCAACCTTCCTCGGCCAGTTGATGAGCTGGCGCGCCGCGTTCTTCCTGGTAGCAGCCATCGCGGCCATAACCGTGGCGTTGATCGCACTCTATCTGCCGAAGGACGAAGTGGCCGAGGGCGCCAGCATCCGCCGCGAACTGTCGGCCTTCGGACGCCTGCAGGTCTGGCTGTCCTTCGGTGTCGCTGCCGTCGGCTTCGGCGGCATGTTTGCGATCTTCAGCTATATCGCCAAGACCGTGACCGATACCGCGGGTCTCCCGGCCAGCATGGTGGCAGTGGTTCTTGCCCTCTTCGGTATTGGCATGAATGTCGGCAATATCGTCGGCAGCCGCATGGCCGACTATTCGCTGAAGGGGACGATCGGTGGCATGCTCGCCTTCAATATCGTGCTGATGGCAGTCTTTTCGCTCACCGCGCACAATCCGATCATGCTGTGCATCTGCGTCTTCCTCACCGGCTGCGGCTTTGCCGCCTGCCCGGCCGTGCAGACCCGTCTCATGGATGTGGCAGCCGACGCGCAGACGCTCGCCGCCGCCACCAATCATTCCGCCTTCAACATTGCGAACGCGCTCGGCGCATGGCTCGGCGGACTGGTGATTGCCGCCGGCTACGGCTACGCCGCCACCGGCTATGTCGGCTCGGTGCTCTCGGCCTTCGGCCTGATCATCTTCCTGATCTCCATTGCTTTGGAAAAGAGGCTGTCACGCGGCTGA
- a CDS encoding diacylglycerol/lipid kinase family protein: MKIKAVLNREGGTFKTTDMQTYCETATRAFAAKGHDLVCDVVGGDEVVQSLEKASKESDLDALLAGGGDGTISTAAGIAWEAGVPLGIIPAGTMNLFARSLKLPLDIWKVLDLLADATVVNVDIATANGRPFVHQFSAGLHARMVRMRNQMNFASRIGKIRASTSAAFGVMLDPPRFEVVFDIDGDGRSEERPVSAISVSNNPLGNNSLFFADRVDTGRLGVYLAEPLEPTGVGKLAFDIIRGKFKENEAVTASTAEKVHLHFPKHRKGAACVLDGELLRMPADVEIKIHAGQLKVLVARPQAPA, encoded by the coding sequence ATGAAAATCAAGGCGGTACTCAATCGCGAAGGTGGCACCTTCAAGACCACCGACATGCAGACCTATTGCGAGACGGCAACCCGCGCCTTTGCGGCGAAGGGCCATGATCTCGTATGCGATGTCGTCGGCGGCGACGAGGTTGTGCAGTCTCTGGAAAAGGCGAGCAAAGAGAGCGACCTTGATGCGCTTCTGGCCGGCGGTGGGGACGGCACGATATCCACGGCCGCAGGCATCGCCTGGGAAGCCGGCGTGCCGCTCGGCATCATCCCCGCCGGCACGATGAACCTCTTTGCCCGCTCGCTGAAGCTACCGCTCGACATCTGGAAGGTACTCGACCTCTTGGCCGACGCAACCGTTGTCAACGTCGATATTGCAACGGCGAACGGTCGTCCCTTCGTGCACCAGTTTTCCGCAGGTCTGCACGCCCGCATGGTCCGGATGCGCAACCAGATGAATTTTGCCTCCCGTATCGGCAAGATCCGGGCAAGCACGAGTGCAGCCTTCGGCGTCATGCTTGATCCGCCGCGCTTCGAGGTCGTCTTCGATATCGACGGAGACGGCCGCAGCGAGGAGCGCCCGGTCTCGGCGATTTCCGTCTCCAACAATCCGCTCGGCAACAATTCGCTGTTCTTCGCCGACCGAGTCGATACCGGCAGGCTTGGCGTTTATCTGGCGGAGCCGCTGGAACCGACAGGCGTCGGCAAGCTGGCTTTTGATATCATCAGGGGCAAGTTCAAGGAGAACGAGGCAGTGACCGCCTCGACTGCGGAGAAGGTGCATCTCCATTTCCCCAAACATCGCAAGGGTGCCGCCTGTGTGCTCGACGGCGAATTGCTGCGCATGCCCGCTGACGTCGAGATCAAGATCCATGCCGGACAGCTGAAGGTGCTCGTGGCGCGGCCGCAGGCGCCGGCATGA
- a CDS encoding DMT family transporter, protein MSAVGTTPLPGSGRSALGALSALSVVLIWASWLVSTRHSVGAGLGPLDLSLLRYGIPALVLAPVWWRTGLFPKGAMGPLCLMILGSGAPFFQIVAFGMRHTPASAAGVLLPGLMPLAVAVIGMAFLGERPDRWRKAGMVAILAGGGILLAGNLGADGLGWISFTILPIGATLWAIYTHAFRRSGLDAFEGAALICVWSTLLNLAALPFVGTQFLTAPLGEIALQSVTQGLLSGLVATLLYGTAVRALGGTQAAAYTAITPVAAAIGGAVLLAEPLGISVLVAALVTGLGVLLSTGLLSRRPPAG, encoded by the coding sequence ATGTCCGCCGTCGGCACCACTCCCCTTCCCGGCTCCGGCCGCTCAGCGCTGGGTGCATTGTCGGCGCTGTCCGTCGTGCTCATCTGGGCGTCGTGGCTGGTTTCCACACGTCATAGCGTCGGCGCCGGGCTTGGCCCCCTCGACCTCAGTCTTCTGCGTTATGGCATTCCGGCGCTCGTGCTGGCTCCGGTCTGGTGGCGTACGGGCCTGTTTCCCAAGGGGGCCATGGGACCACTCTGCCTGATGATTCTCGGCTCCGGCGCGCCCTTCTTTCAGATCGTCGCCTTTGGCATGCGCCATACACCCGCCTCGGCGGCCGGCGTCTTGCTGCCGGGGCTGATGCCGCTTGCGGTCGCAGTCATCGGGATGGCATTCCTTGGCGAACGACCCGACAGATGGCGCAAGGCAGGCATGGTTGCGATCCTCGCAGGCGGCGGCATCCTGCTCGCGGGCAATCTGGGTGCTGACGGGCTCGGCTGGATCAGCTTCACCATCCTTCCCATCGGCGCGACGCTCTGGGCCATCTATACCCATGCCTTCCGCCGCAGCGGACTCGATGCCTTCGAAGGAGCGGCCTTGATCTGCGTCTGGTCGACCCTTCTCAACCTTGCGGCCCTGCCCTTTGTCGGCACCCAATTCCTGACGGCACCCTTGGGGGAAATCGCCCTGCAATCCGTCACACAGGGCCTGCTTTCAGGCTTAGTCGCGACCTTGCTCTATGGGACGGCAGTTCGCGCACTCGGCGGAACCCAGGCTGCCGCCTATACGGCGATCACGCCAGTGGCTGCGGCCATTGGCGGTGCCGTGCTGCTTGCGGAGCCGCTCGGCATCTCGGTTCTCGTTGCGGCGCTTGTCACCGGGCTCGGCGTCCTCTTGTCCACCGGCCTTTTGTCCCGACGTCCGCCCGCAGGCTGA
- a CDS encoding zinc-binding alcohol dehydrogenase family protein, with protein sequence MRAIGFHMPQPITSETALVDLELPVPEAAGHDLLVEIKAISVNPVDTKVRRNQTPPAGEARILGYDAAGVVKAVGPDVSLFKPGDEVYYAGAINRPGTNAEYHLVDERIVGLKPKTLSFAQAAALPLTAITAYEALFDRLKVSDPVLGAGRSILITGGAGGVGSIAIQLAKELTDLTVIATASRPETVDWAKSLGADHVIDHSKPLAQEFAALGIDPPGFIFSVTHSGQHRLAMAEIVAPMGRICLIDDFPEGFDILAFKQKVVSLHWEFMFSRPVFQTPDMIEQHKLLTHVAELIDAGKIRTTLDTVLGPITAENLREAHRLIESNRTRGKIVLEGFPA encoded by the coding sequence ATGCGCGCCATCGGCTTCCATATGCCCCAGCCCATCACCTCGGAGACGGCGCTGGTCGATCTCGAGCTGCCCGTGCCGGAGGCGGCAGGCCACGATCTCCTCGTCGAGATCAAGGCGATCTCGGTAAACCCGGTCGATACCAAGGTTCGCCGCAACCAGACGCCGCCGGCAGGCGAAGCCCGGATCCTCGGCTATGATGCGGCGGGCGTGGTCAAGGCCGTCGGTCCGGATGTCAGCCTCTTCAAGCCAGGAGACGAGGTCTACTACGCCGGCGCGATCAATCGTCCGGGCACCAATGCCGAATATCACCTCGTCGACGAACGCATCGTCGGCCTGAAGCCGAAGACGCTCTCCTTCGCACAAGCCGCCGCCCTGCCGCTGACTGCCATCACCGCTTACGAGGCGCTGTTCGACAGACTGAAGGTGAGCGATCCGGTCCTCGGCGCCGGACGGTCGATCCTGATTACGGGCGGTGCCGGTGGCGTCGGCTCGATTGCCATCCAGCTTGCCAAGGAACTGACCGACCTTACCGTCATCGCCACCGCCTCGCGCCCGGAGACGGTGGACTGGGCGAAGTCTCTCGGTGCCGATCACGTCATCGACCACAGCAAGCCGCTCGCCCAGGAATTTGCCGCGCTCGGCATCGACCCGCCGGGTTTCATCTTCTCGGTGACCCATAGCGGCCAGCATCGACTGGCGATGGCCGAGATCGTCGCGCCGATGGGCCGCATCTGCCTGATCGACGACTTCCCCGAAGGCTTCGACATCCTTGCCTTCAAGCAGAAGGTCGTCTCCCTGCACTGGGAGTTCATGTTCTCCCGGCCGGTCTTCCAGACGCCTGACATGATCGAGCAGCACAAGCTCTTGACGCATGTTGCCGAACTCATCGACGCGGGCAAAATCCGCACGACGCTCGATACCGTGCTCGGGCCGATCACGGCGGAAAACCTGCGCGAGGCGCACAGGCTGATCGAGAGCAACCGCACGCGCGGCAAGATCGTGCTGGAAGGTTTTCCGGCCTGA
- a CDS encoding Lrp/AsnC family transcriptional regulator, translated as MPKLDKFDHAILKLLQDDARITNVEIADKVGLSQSPCLRRIRLMEETGLIRGYRADLDRRMLGLELTVFVAFKVARHTRENADALHEALLDIPEVVACYMISGESDFLAEVVVENLSAYETLLTEKLLVLPNVTDIRSNFAIRSVKTGAPLKLPVRT; from the coding sequence CTGCCAAAACTCGACAAGTTCGATCACGCGATCCTCAAGCTTCTGCAGGATGACGCACGCATCACCAATGTCGAGATTGCCGACAAGGTCGGGCTCTCGCAATCGCCTTGCCTCAGACGTATCAGGCTGATGGAGGAGACCGGTCTCATCCGCGGCTATCGTGCAGATCTTGACCGTCGGATGCTGGGGCTCGAACTCACCGTGTTCGTCGCCTTCAAGGTGGCGCGCCACACGCGCGAGAACGCCGATGCGCTGCACGAGGCCTTGCTCGACATTCCCGAAGTCGTTGCCTGCTACATGATTTCGGGCGAGTCCGATTTCCTGGCAGAAGTCGTCGTCGAAAATCTCTCGGCCTACGAGACCTTGCTGACGGAGAAGCTGCTCGTCTTGCCCAACGTGACCGACATCCGGTCGAATTTTGCGATCAGGAGCGTCAAGACAGGCGCGCCGCTGAAGCTCCCGGTTCGCACCTGA
- the oppB gene encoding oligopeptide ABC transporter permease OppB yields the protein MTSFVLRRLMSAVPTIFIVVTISFFLMRFAPGGPFNLERPLPPQTMANIMATYKLDQPLISQYLSYIGNAVTGDLGPSFIYKDNTVSELIGKALPYSIQLGGIAILVALIGGVLLGTVAALRQNSTIDFAVMTFATVGVTIPNFVVGPVLTLLFAVILNWLPAGSWGDGSLRYLILPVTALALPQLAVFARLTRGAMIEALHTDHIRTAKAYGLPSRVVVVTHAMRGAMLPIVSYLAPCAAALLTGSAVVETIFTIPGVGRYFVLGALNRDYPLVMGTVILVAVFVIVFNLLVDIAYGLLDPRVRND from the coding sequence ATGACATCCTTCGTTCTCCGGCGGCTAATGAGCGCCGTTCCGACGATCTTCATCGTCGTCACCATCTCATTCTTTCTGATGCGGTTTGCGCCCGGCGGCCCCTTCAATCTCGAGCGCCCGCTTCCGCCTCAGACGATGGCCAATATCATGGCCACCTACAAACTCGACCAGCCGCTGATCAGCCAGTATCTGAGCTATATCGGCAATGCCGTCACCGGCGATCTCGGTCCGAGCTTCATTTACAAGGACAACACGGTCTCCGAACTGATCGGCAAGGCCCTGCCCTATTCGATCCAGCTGGGGGGGATCGCGATCCTGGTCGCGCTCATCGGCGGCGTCCTGCTCGGGACGGTCGCAGCACTCAGGCAAAACAGCACGATCGATTTTGCGGTCATGACGTTTGCGACGGTCGGCGTTACCATTCCCAATTTCGTCGTGGGTCCGGTGCTGACGCTTCTGTTTGCCGTGATCCTCAACTGGCTGCCGGCCGGTAGCTGGGGCGACGGCTCGCTGCGTTACCTGATCCTGCCGGTCACGGCGCTCGCCCTGCCGCAGCTTGCCGTTTTCGCCCGCCTCACCCGTGGCGCGATGATCGAGGCGCTGCATACCGACCATATCCGCACGGCCAAGGCTTACGGCCTGCCCTCGCGTGTCGTCGTCGTCACGCATGCGATGCGCGGTGCGATGCTGCCGATCGTCTCCTATCTCGCACCCTGTGCCGCCGCACTTCTGACCGGTTCCGCAGTGGTGGAGACGATTTTCACCATTCCCGGCGTCGGTCGCTACTTCGTGCTCGGCGCACTCAACCGCGACTATCCCCTCGTCATGGGCACCGTCATCCTCGTCGCCGTGTTCGTGATCGTCTTCAACCTGTTGGTCGACATCGCCTATGGCCTGCTCGATCCGAGGGTTCGCAATGACTGA